TAGTAATCCCTAATTCGCTTTTCGCAATCTGCGTAGTAAATACtcaatatttatgttttttaggAACCAACGAAACCCGATGCCAATGAATTAATGACAGCCTTCTCGTGTTTGATTAGATTTGATTGGCgttattaattattacaaaattcaTCACTAGACTGGCGGTTTATAGTCCAAGCTTTTTTCTATGGCCTATGCTTCCTGTTATTGCTATAAATTCTTTAAGGTTCAacataaaaattcaatcataCGCAAGGTACATGAATGTCAcagaattattttaaaatcgtatAGACATCAgctatttacaaatatttcgaaaaaaaaagttctaaAAACATTACAAATGGCTCATGTCTGCGactttttatgtatttataaatacaaaacatttgaaattgtctttttttttgcgcatATTAAATTGAGACAATTCTATTCccaaaaagtttttagtttcttaATGTGTGACAAAAAAACAGTCTTTATCATatagcaaatttttttttatgatcaTATTACCTTGGGAATCATAAAGTAATTTAAGTGAGTGAATTTTTAATGCCAAGTTTTTGCTGATGTTGCGGCTCAAATTTTGTTGTCAAAgctttgtaatttaattagaaaatgacagaaaaccaaacaaaacactGAGCATTGTGGCATTGTGCATCAAAGGtagttttgcaaaaaaaaggaacaacatcagtaataatacaataacatttaaaaactaaataggTATATAACAGCTAGATGGTAAAGTAGTGCAATTCAaacttttaaacttattttgctAATAAAGTATTCAAGATTacaattggttttaaaaaataagtaaaggCCTATATTgactttttcaaaaatatttaaaatatatattataggaaaaaatcaaatcacgATCttcaaaaatagttaaatgaTTGATTCCAATAATCAAAACTAAGATaactaaaattgtaaattttaaaatttaaactttcttgaaaatatattataaatacacaattttCGAAACTAAAATCAAATCCAACTACATTGTTGCCCATTTGGTGAAAGAGTTCGCCAAGTGATCCGGCAACGCCAATTGATCCCCAACCATGAGGGATCATTCTTTTGTTGTATGGGTGCGGTGCGTATCTGTGTTTATATCGCACACTGCGATGCgataattctgaattattagaAGAAAAAGATCGGCGAAAGCCACGAGGAGATAATCTAATCGGAACACTTGAGGGTCGAGAACAACAATAGCAATGCCGATTTTTCAAGGCTACACCCCCGAAAAAGAGGGATTGTGGCGTTCAGTTAAAATGCGCTCATTGTGGATATTAATGTGTCAATATGCTAACATGTATATGTAATTTTGGCATTTACTTATAACTTACTACAGTGCACACTCGCAACaatgaactaaaaaaaaattcttttattataaaatccTGAACTAACCTAAATAATGTGAATTGTGAACTGTATTTGCCTAGCAACTTTGAAAGAGACATTTTGAAATTGGAATTGTATAGGctaaagcaaatatttaaagaataatatataaagtttACATATTCtggatttaataataatttagaaaatataaacatttacacCTAAAACAGAATTGATTGGCAGAAACcacataatttttataaactccATAAAGCCTAAaccaaaagtattttttttaattaaaaaaaatttttctgaGGCTTTTTAAAGAGTTCAAGTATCAACTCCTATGAAACTTTAAAGATGCAAGTATGATATCTGCAATGCATtccaaaagtatttttcacaaagtatttaattatataaaagctagagattcAAGTTTTTTCCACTCAGCgcaaatttattgtaaaatgTGTTATTAAGCTGTATTTGTTTATTCGGACAATATCTATCgacatatacaaaaaaaaaaaaaaaaaccgtacCATCGTCATAAAAGTTATTAACATAAATGCTCATTTTCGGACATTTGAAAATTCGTggtagatggcgccacctaaaaccCGTGGTTTTCTTGGggcatatgtacatatgtatttagAAGTAAAGGGAAGGGTATCCTCATAGcgttcattttttgtttttttactgtgcgtaaaaaatatttagtcgAACTCACCTTCTGTTCTCCAGATGTAGCGCGTGAGCGTCCAGGGCGTGCGCATGTCCTCCGGATGGGCCGGCTCCACGAAGTGCTTCATCTCGCGCAGCGCCTGCAGCTTGCACTTGATCAGTTCGGTGGGACAGAGGGTTAGCGTGGAGAAGCAGGCGGCCAGGGAGCCGGCGCAGGCGTTCTCCACGGTGGTCAGCTCGCCGGGCGTCTCCTTGCCGACGAAAAAGGCGACGAATTTCTGGCAGCCGCCGTAGGCAGCAAACAGTACGGAGTTTTCCGCCACATTGGCGACCACGGCCGGAACGGATCCGGCGTACAGGCCGCGCATGAAGCCATCCTTGCGGTACGTGCTCACGAAGCAGTCCCACATGCCGCGATAGACCTCCGGGAAGGTCTGCAGCTTGACCTTGACCGTGTCGAGGGGCTGGGAGACATAGACCTGGGCGGCCCCCCCAATGGAGCCCGCCAGAAAGTCGATCAGCCCCTCGACGAAGTTGATGTTATTGCCGGTACCGCCGCCGTGCATGTCTAGGCGTCGAACGAAGCGCAGGAATCCGCCGACCACGTAGAGCAGACCGTCGCGAACGGCCCTCAGCGTCGATTTCACACTGATCGGCCTGCTCAGCCAAGTGTTGCCTTTTTGCCGCTCGCCGTCGCCGGCCTCCTCGTCGCCCCCTTGCCCCTCCTGCGGGGGCGGTACGTTATTGTTAGGGTTGCCAGCGTTTGCTTACACATCGTTTGCGAgacgacgacaacgacgaTGTGTTCCCAATTCCACTTCGGGAAATTGGGATCACAGATCTTGCACTGGCAGAAAACATAGTGACCCCCAGGTACTTATCTCAGACtcaatgtatatatttttcactCATTTCCggttttaagttattttaatagtGGAAATACTgaataattctttaaatatttcaattgattattttcggaatcgattttaatatttgaataataatatatatctaaaattttaagtttttagaaCCAAATGGACCCATTAATTTCCAcattatttcaatattttaatattaaatcatgcaaCTTAATGTGCGTTGTATtattatacattattttatatttaactcaaatgtgaaatataaaatatttctttatacTAAGTCACCAGTGTACCTAAGAGGTTGTCCATATATTGAGTATTTGtctaagttttttaaaaatttgtgtgAAAATGCCAATTAAGATAACTGAAAAATATGGTAAGATTAgaatcttaattaaaaatgtacttGTGTTtggaaatagtttttttttagctaacAATAATGTTGGAAAATCATgactatttaattaaactaaaatgataactttgacATAAAATTGTTACTTAagttaaagtaaaattaatatgCCTGACAGTATCTAACTGTTATATCATTTCGACAGTTTCTTTACTGATTTAAATATTCCGACAACTAATGGTCGTATTCAGCAGAACAACATGATCACTGATCACTGATGGATTTCATATGATAGTTCTGCTGCACGCCTATGATCACTGATCATGTAAATATCTATAAGAATACACAGAAAAATCAGAatgtaagcaaaaaaaaaaaataaaaaacaaacaaaacaagcaaaaatgAATAAGTGTTTAGCAGAACAAACTTGATCACTGATTACTGATCCATCCGTGATCAGTGATCATGTTGTTCTAATGAATACGCTCAATGTAtctattatttcaaaaatgtagtCGCACGGAATATATCGATAGCACTTCGTTCATTCTAAAATCATCAAAATGATCCTCAAATCATGAATTTGTAATCATATGGCAATGCTTTCCATTGtactaatttaattgaattgaaaatcaTCGATAGCTCTCTGCCGGATCATCAACACAATTTGCAAGTCATGACGAAACAAATGAGATTTCTTTTCAAAGCGATAATTAAATCGGAAATTAAACGGAAACTATCGATAGCTTTTCATCGTTTTGGACAACTCTACCTGCAGGGCGCGTTCGTAGGCCTCGATGATTTGATCTGGTGTCATTATCAGCACGCTGCTGCCCGCTTGGCTGCTGCCGATTCGCGGGGGTGGTGGGGGCATGGGCGGCTTGGGGGGCGGACCCGATTGATAGTCGTTGGGTGGCGATTCGGGTGGATCTTCGGTCGGTTCCTTCGGCCGCCGTTGCTTGATCGCTTGCGTGGGGAGGGGGTGTTGGAGCGGTACGGCCTCGGCCGACTGCTGCGGTCCGCTCGCGCCACCATTATCGTTGTTGTTGGGCGCTCCAGCGCTGGTGGTGTCCCGCTCGCACTCGCGCATGTGTGACGGGTGATGGTGGATGGATGGTGGAATGAGGAATGGGGGATTGGGGGGTGGCGTTGCTCTTGCTATCCCTTTCTAACCCCCAGGGGGTAAAACgagaattttgtatttgtgtgtttttgcGACTGTTAATGAAAAGGCAGGTGGTTTTTGATTTCCTTTCAAATAATTGTTCGATTTACGGTTTATTAATAATCGATAATTTGATTACGccatatgcatatatataggTGTATACATATCATGTGGATCAGCGATCTCACTCCCCTTATCTCTCTCTGTattcatgtgtgtgtgtgtgtgtgtgtgtgtgtggactTGTGTttcgctttaatttttattatcatgggttttttatttattattttttggtatGTGGTGTATATATCTCGTTTCATTATGCGGTATTTCCTCTCATTTATCGCCTTTCAGCGCTCTTCTTatatcaatttaataatttacattaaatCATAACTTAGTTATACAAATACCATTTAGTACAGTTATGGGTAGTTTAtatcgatatatatatatatatatatatatatagcccCTATACCCTATACTGGATAcgcattaatttataatttattttaatagtacaaaaaaaagacttcGAATTTTCGAACTCATTCCGTGTGTTAAGTGTTAAGATGCTTGAGCTAAGTTCCTGATCGGTCGCGTATGTCTATATGTCTATATGTCTATATCTGCTTTACATACAATATATAGTGTAGTGTGCATCGTGTTGTGCCATTGGATTTGTATTTGCATTGGATCGCTGAGTTTGCATACGCAGATTTTGGGTTTGTGGAAAGCCGAAGACGAAGAAAAAGGGGATTGGATTATAGGAAAGCCGAATTTTTGAGAATTTCCGTCCTCTTCTAACACTTTGTACTCGTTTATATGCATTTATTTTCACTTGgtgtaaaaatattattatcaacATCGCTTCCTATATCGTTTACCTTTTTCTATCCAAACTCAGCGGCGAATTtgcgtttaaaaaaatgatcgCATCAGGCTTATGTTATTTATCGTTCTCTAAGTTTTTTTGTCACATTCATATATGTGTTTTTcgtatatatactatatatactatatatatttttattataattatgcTTCCTATACAactatacatatttattattattgtgtaCAAATACAAAATCGGCTTGGCAGCCGTCGAATGTCAGGGaagcaaatcaaaatttaCACATAGACATATTGGCACACttttcgaaattaaaattcgagTGGTTTTGGGGTCTTTTAATACAGTTTCAGAGGATTCAGTAAAACGTTTGAAATGCAGAGATTTTTTGACTTGACAGGTATTTTCCTAATAAATTAGAGTACCTAAATTTTTCCAAGGAACAGCAGTTGAAggtaaaattgtttcaaagcTTTAAATGTAATACATTAAATGGTTTCGAAAAGCTCGAACGTATTATGAATGAATTTAACTGAgtgaatgatttttataaggCAACTTCAATTTGACTAAAATCTTAAATTCTATCAATGTTAATAcgcttttcttttaattattgtgtgtaaatttaagaaaactaatttaagttttgttatattattaaaaaaagagaatccaaatctttaaaaaaatttaggttGATTTTGGATTGTTTGATAAATACTTGCGCTtctcaaattatttaaatcaagaaatatattaaaatgtgagtttcagtttttaaaatgtttagttGTGCAGTGATTTAGCGAAttcatttttgcttttatatatTACTTAGTATCAAAAGGAAATTGTTTGGAAAATGCATTCTTGGAATAAGGCGTTTAAAAACACTCTTCTCATAATTTGCTTCGAAGAAAATTCTTCTTTAAATTGATATCTTTAAATTAGCTTTACCGATCCCTATTATCCTTTTTGTACATAGTACGAGCTCGACATTCTTCCAAAGAAAGTATGAAAAcaattctttattaattgaaatctTTAAATTGGCACACTATCAAGTCAAAatcctataaaaaaaattccttaTTAACGTGAATTCAATAAATtagcttttaatatttttttacacagCATCAAGTGGAAGTCATTGGGGAAATGCATTAACTAAAAATGAGGTTTTTTCTTAAGGTTTATGTCCTAAAACTTGCTTCCCctaataccattttttttttgtcacatAGTATCAAGGGGAATTGAACTGAATTTTGGGGGGTTCCGAGGAGACGTAACCTTAAATTAAACTACTCGATTGCCCCTATTCGAATCCCACAAAGTGCACTTTATCCCGGATAACTCCGCCCTCCTCAAGGCCTCCACCAATTAGTAGTAGGCGGGGAAGGGATGGTAGTTCGACGGATTGGAGGCGTGGTGATTGGCCGAGGGCAGGACGGGCGGTGGCCTCACGCCCGGATGATAATTGCTGGAGGCCACCTGATGGTAGGCCCCGAAACTGCGGGCCATGTGTCGATTTTgggccaccgccgccgccgatTCGCCAAGGAGTCGCGACTGATCGGCCGTGCCCAGCAGCCGATTGTTTTGCTCCATCAGCAGATGGGCCGTGGGATCGACCAGAAGGCGATGCTGATCGGCCGCCGCATTCGAGGCGGCCAAAATGCGATGCTGCTCCACCGTCGACAGCAGGCGATGATGCTCCAGACTCTCGCGGCTCTGGTGCTGCATCTGCGTGGAGAGGAACGAGCGGTTGTTGCCAACGGCTGCCA
The window above is part of the Drosophila gunungcola strain Sukarami chromosome X unlocalized genomic scaffold, Dgunungcola_SK_2 000050F, whole genome shotgun sequence genome. Proteins encoded here:
- the LOC128261083 gene encoding LOW QUALITY PROTEIN: mitochondrial ornithine transporter 1 (The sequence of the model RefSeq protein was modified relative to this genomic sequence to represent the inferred CDS: inserted 1 base in 1 codon), with translation MRECERDTTSAGAPNNNDNGGASGPQQSAEAVPLQHPLPTQAIKQRRPKEPTEDPPESPPNDYQSGPPPKPPMPPPPPRIGSSQAGSSVLIMTPDQIIEAYERALQEGQGGDEEAGDGERQKGNTWLSRPISVKSTLRAVRDGLLYVVGGFLRFVRRLDMHGGGTGNNINFVEGLIDFLAGSIGGAAQVYVSQPLDTVKVKLQTFPEVYRGMWDCFVSTYRKDGFMRGLYAGSVPAVVANVAENSVLFAAYGGCQKFVAFFVGKETPGELTTVENACAGSLAACFSTLTLCPTELIKCKLQALREMKHFVEPAHPEDMRTPWTLTRYIWRTEGIRGFYRGLSSTFLREMPGYFFFXGSYEGTRELLRREDQTKDEIGPVRTMISGAIGGVCLWTSTFPADVIKSRIQVKNLNESMFAVGADIVRREGVLALYRGLLPSVLRTIPATATLFVVYEYTKRAMSATL